Proteins encoded in a region of the Rhizobium sp. CC-YZS058 genome:
- a CDS encoding DUF5330 domain-containing protein — MWFLIKGTFWFTVVLLVLPFFVKDEQPAPEVADTKAVGVADTVTAASEALGYISGLCAEKPDVCVKGAETFTALGHRAREGARIAYELLDAQFGGSGDPVMTGTIAGPAPAATAEASQPSELADAGIEAARDEEPLPFRHIPVPEWRLEPGRTSR, encoded by the coding sequence ATGTGGTTTCTGATCAAGGGAACGTTCTGGTTCACGGTCGTGCTTCTGGTTCTGCCCTTTTTCGTAAAGGACGAGCAGCCGGCGCCGGAGGTTGCGGACACCAAGGCGGTGGGTGTGGCCGATACAGTGACCGCCGCCAGCGAGGCGCTCGGCTATATCAGCGGCCTGTGCGCGGAAAAGCCGGATGTCTGCGTCAAGGGTGCGGAAACCTTTACCGCTCTCGGCCACCGCGCCCGCGAAGGGGCCCGCATCGCCTATGAACTGCTCGACGCCCAGTTCGGCGGCAGCGGCGATCCGGTGATGACCGGCACGATCGCCGGGCCGGCACCGGCTGCGACCGCCGAAGCCTCACAGCCGAGTGAACTGGCCGATGCCGGGATAGAGGCGGCGCGCGACGAGGAGCCTCTGCCTTTCCGCCATATCCCCGTGCCGGAATGGCGTCTGGAGCCCGGCCGCACCAGCCGCTAG
- a CDS encoding DUF1491 family protein has translation MRLRTDLFVSALLRRAFAGGGFAAVLHKGAEEAGAIFLRQRSRLGLETLYGPAPQSLLADDPGPDRLFEQRLSEAEPEAVEAVLERELRFDPDCWIIELEIDERGDLFALAEDQTERRI, from the coding sequence ATGCGTCTGCGCACCGATCTCTTCGTTTCCGCTCTCCTCCGCCGCGCCTTTGCGGGCGGCGGCTTTGCGGCCGTGCTGCACAAGGGCGCGGAGGAGGCAGGTGCGATCTTTCTCCGCCAACGCTCGCGCCTTGGGCTGGAGACGCTCTATGGGCCCGCGCCGCAAAGCCTGCTGGCGGACGATCCGGGGCCGGACCGCCTGTTCGAGCAGCGGCTGAGCGAGGCGGAGCCGGAGGCAGTCGAGGCCGTTCTCGAACGCGAACTGCGTTTCGACCCGGATTGCTGGATCATCGAACTCGAGATCGACGAACGGGGCGATCTGTTCGCCCTGGCCGAGGACCAGACCGAGCGCCGCATCTGA
- a CDS encoding SufE family protein produces the protein MTDATPLTPLAEILENCAYLEDWQDRMSYVIELGKSLPEMAEEKRTADNKVRGCASQVWLVTHAGDGADPVLTFEGESDAHIVRGLVAIVLSIFSGKHASEIAATDALDLFARMGLIEFLTAQRANGLRSMVKRIQDEAAARLS, from the coding sequence ATGACCGACGCCACGCCCCTCACCCCCCTCGCCGAAATCCTGGAAAACTGCGCCTATCTCGAGGATTGGCAGGACCGGATGAGCTATGTCATCGAGCTCGGCAAGAGCCTGCCCGAGATGGCGGAGGAAAAACGCACCGCGGACAACAAGGTGCGTGGCTGCGCCAGCCAGGTTTGGCTCGTCACCCATGCCGGCGACGGCGCCGATCCGGTGCTCACCTTCGAAGGCGAGTCGGACGCGCATATCGTCCGGGGGCTGGTCGCGATCGTTCTCTCGATCTTTTCCGGAAAGCACGCCTCGGAGATCGCCGCCACCGATGCGCTCGACCTCTTCGCCCGCATGGGCCTGATCGAATTCCTCACCGCCCAGCGCGCCAACGGTTTGCGCTCCATGGTCAAGCGGATCCAGGACGAAGCCGCTGCCCGTCTGAGCTGA
- a CDS encoding HAMP domain-containing sensor histidine kinase, with translation MSARKAQDGTARQAAAPTAVSPLDRAASALLAPAAAGSFRLAGALALIAFPSVPLMLSAVLPVSLALPVGAGVAGVLALAGGLLALNSSERQPVAPMIPLVDLKSDAPDYDCFAGLVTLHDPRGLVTGVYGRDAASLRAMMRDPMGRGFLDQIHVLDRIAFLRAIDQIRQGDRAATVDLRIERGTFTPESEQFLHLRCELAGRWDGDDLLGLLVQSRDISEEVALRAEAARKTSEAERANEAKTRFLAAVSHELRTPLNAILGFSDILTGEYFGKLENDRQREYVALINQSGAHLLSVVNTMLDMSKIDAGRYELIAEPFPIADAVKACEQMLALQAEKRGITLIARASRGLGEIHADRRAVQQVLINLVGNALKFTEAGGVVTIDADQLGNRLRLVVADTGIGIPADKLALLGQPFMQVQNALTRRYEGTGLGLSLVKGLVGLHGGAFDIASREGEGTVITITLPIDGSGIVCPPEEDETTVAEFPPRLLTPAAQAAAQTESGGLALGATHAKTA, from the coding sequence ATGAGCGCGCGAAAGGCCCAGGATGGCACTGCAAGGCAAGCAGCCGCTCCGACGGCCGTCTCGCCGCTCGACCGGGCCGCCTCCGCGCTCCTTGCCCCTGCTGCTGCCGGTTCGTTCCGCCTGGCGGGCGCTCTTGCCCTCATTGCTTTTCCGAGCGTGCCGCTGATGCTGTCCGCAGTTCTTCCCGTATCGCTGGCTCTGCCGGTCGGCGCCGGCGTGGCTGGCGTGCTGGCCTTGGCGGGCGGTCTTCTCGCCCTCAACTCGTCCGAGCGCCAGCCGGTGGCACCGATGATCCCGCTTGTCGACCTCAAGAGCGACGCGCCGGACTATGATTGCTTTGCCGGCCTGGTGACGCTTCACGATCCTCGTGGCCTGGTGACGGGCGTTTACGGACGGGATGCGGCCAGCCTTCGCGCCATGATGCGGGATCCGATGGGGCGCGGCTTCCTTGACCAGATCCATGTGCTCGATCGCATTGCCTTCCTGCGTGCGATCGACCAGATTCGCCAGGGCGACCGCGCGGCAACGGTGGATCTGCGCATCGAGCGCGGCACGTTCACGCCCGAATCGGAACAGTTCCTCCATCTGCGCTGCGAACTTGCCGGCCGCTGGGACGGGGACGATCTCCTCGGTCTGCTCGTGCAGTCGCGCGATATTTCCGAGGAAGTGGCGCTACGGGCCGAAGCCGCGCGCAAGACGAGCGAGGCCGAGCGCGCCAACGAGGCAAAGACGCGCTTCCTCGCTGCCGTCAGCCATGAACTCCGCACGCCGCTCAACGCCATTCTGGGCTTTTCCGACATCCTCACCGGCGAATATTTCGGCAAGCTGGAGAACGACCGGCAGCGCGAATATGTGGCGCTGATCAACCAGTCCGGCGCCCATCTTCTCTCGGTCGTCAACACCATGCTCGACATGAGCAAGATCGACGCCGGTCGCTATGAGCTGATCGCCGAACCGTTTCCGATCGCCGATGCCGTCAAGGCCTGCGAGCAGATGCTGGCGCTGCAGGCCGAAAAGCGCGGCATCACGCTGATCGCCCGCGCCTCGCGGGGACTGGGCGAGATCCATGCCGATCGCCGCGCCGTTCAGCAGGTTCTGATCAACCTGGTCGGCAATGCCCTGAAGTTTACCGAGGCCGGCGGCGTCGTGACCATCGATGCCGACCAGCTGGGCAACCGCCTGCGGCTTGTCGTGGCCGATACCGGCATCGGCATTCCGGCCGACAAGCTGGCTCTGCTCGGCCAGCCTTTCATGCAGGTGCAAAATGCGCTGACCCGCCGCTATGAGGGCACGGGCCTCGGGCTCTCGCTGGTCAAGGGCCTGGTCGGCCTGCATGGCGGCGCCTTCGATATTGCCAGCCGCGAGGGCGAGGGGACGGTGATCACCATCACCCTGCCGATCGATGGGTCTGGAATCGTCTGCCCGCCTGAGGAAGACGAAACGACGGTGGCGGAGTTTCCGCCGCGCCTGTTGACGCCGGCGGCGCAGGCTGCCGCACAGACTGAAAGCGGAGGGCTCGCGCTTGGCGCCACGCACGCGAAAACCGCCTGA
- a CDS encoding peptidoglycan-binding domain-containing protein — protein MAPRTRKPPEPARKSTSAKKTGRSAPAKKAGGARGQRSVILRAGAALLGLAARNPAVFGGSAAFAIVFGFVAANALWYQPGAHPSPFLRTRLPFTHPNPASLNPAVKEPQTGKVTTFVIEREADLAAAEPSGASVESVIAADEQAALDAPAATSEQTASLPSAPRSPAALPPARLAAPSAEPATTLDEEDLVRAVQISLIARGLYDGPADGRPGPKTSAAIRAYERASGQPETGTATPALRAALARSSAPPQRLAAVTPAQRPTPAAATRGELDPVAAAIRAADGSALAVPKADVPASDATVLAIQRGLKNLAYTDVTVDGMIGDQTRAAIRHFEKHYRLPETGEPNPAVLKKMKEIGAL, from the coding sequence TTGGCGCCACGCACGCGAAAACCGCCTGAACCGGCACGCAAATCCACATCCGCCAAGAAGACCGGCCGTTCTGCCCCGGCAAAGAAGGCGGGTGGCGCGCGCGGCCAGCGCTCCGTGATCCTGCGCGCCGGGGCGGCGCTGCTTGGCCTTGCGGCCCGCAATCCGGCCGTGTTCGGCGGCTCGGCGGCATTCGCCATCGTCTTCGGCTTCGTGGCGGCCAACGCGCTGTGGTACCAGCCGGGCGCGCATCCCTCGCCCTTCCTGCGCACGCGGCTGCCCTTCACCCATCCCAACCCCGCCAGCCTGAACCCGGCGGTCAAGGAGCCGCAGACGGGCAAGGTCACCACCTTCGTGATCGAGCGGGAGGCGGATCTCGCTGCGGCCGAGCCGTCCGGCGCCTCGGTGGAGTCGGTGATCGCCGCCGACGAACAGGCGGCCCTCGACGCTCCGGCGGCAACCAGCGAGCAGACGGCAAGCCTGCCTTCCGCTCCCCGCAGCCCGGCCGCCCTGCCGCCGGCCCGGCTTGCCGCGCCGAGCGCGGAGCCGGCGACAACGCTGGACGAGGAGGATCTGGTTCGGGCCGTGCAGATCTCCCTCATCGCCCGCGGGCTCTATGATGGTCCCGCCGATGGCCGCCCGGGGCCGAAGACGTCGGCCGCGATCCGCGCCTATGAGCGCGCCTCAGGCCAGCCGGAGACGGGCACGGCCACGCCAGCCTTGCGTGCGGCCCTTGCCCGCAGCAGCGCCCCGCCGCAGCGCCTCGCCGCGGTGACCCCGGCACAGCGCCCGACGCCGGCCGCGGCGACGCGCGGAGAGCTCGACCCGGTGGCGGCCGCCATCCGCGCCGCAGACGGATCGGCGCTCGCCGTGCCCAAGGCCGACGTTCCCGCCTCCGATGCGACGGTGCTGGCGATCCAGCGGGGGTTGAAGAATCTCGCCTATACCGACGTGACGGTGGACGGCATGATCGGCGACCAGACCCGTGCGGCAATCCGCCATTTCGAAAAGCACTACCGGCTGCCGGAAACCGGCGAGCCCAACCCGGCCGTCTTGAAGAAGATGAAGGAGATCGGCGCGCTGTAA